In a genomic window of uncultured Flavobacterium sp.:
- a CDS encoding glycosyltransferase, with product MIFSLIIPVYNRPDEVDELLESLSKSDYNEAFEIVLVEDGSSIPCKDVVMTYQGKLNISYYFKENSGPGDSRNFGMQKARGDYFIIFDSDCIIPSNYLTEVRKALDQEYVDCFGGPDRALDSFSSIQKAINFAMTSFVTTGGIRGGSEKINKFQPRSFNMGISKKAFEASKGFGNIHPGEDPDLSIRLWNLGFETRLFSEAYVYHKRRIDWEKFSIQVHKFGIARPILNSWYPEHNKLTFFFPTFFILGLLLAFLLLIFNFDILLQLYFVYFGMVFLIASIQNKSIKIGYLSVIAVWKQFYGYGTGFLESFIKIILLKKKPQEAFPRMFFKV from the coding sequence ATGATTTTTTCTTTAATTATACCCGTGTATAATCGTCCAGATGAAGTAGATGAACTTTTAGAAAGTCTCTCAAAATCTGATTATAATGAAGCTTTTGAAATTGTTCTAGTCGAAGATGGATCATCAATTCCATGCAAAGACGTTGTGATGACATATCAGGGAAAATTGAATATTTCATATTATTTCAAGGAAAATTCAGGACCAGGAGATTCCAGAAACTTTGGGATGCAAAAGGCGAGAGGAGATTACTTTATCATTTTTGACTCAGATTGTATTATTCCGTCTAATTATTTAACAGAAGTTAGAAAAGCCTTAGATCAGGAATATGTTGATTGTTTTGGAGGTCCGGACAGAGCATTGGATAGTTTTTCGAGTATTCAGAAAGCGATTAATTTTGCAATGACGTCCTTCGTGACAACTGGAGGAATTCGTGGTGGTTCTGAAAAAATTAATAAGTTTCAGCCAAGAAGTTTCAATATGGGAATTTCAAAAAAGGCGTTTGAAGCTTCAAAAGGATTTGGAAATATTCATCCGGGAGAAGATCCGGATTTATCAATTCGATTATGGAATTTAGGATTTGAAACCAGATTGTTTTCAGAAGCTTACGTTTATCATAAACGAAGAATTGACTGGGAGAAATTCTCAATTCAAGTACATAAATTTGGAATTGCCAGACCTATTCTTAATAGTTGGTATCCGGAACATAATAAATTAACTTTCTTTTTTCCGACGTTTTTTATCCTCGGATTATTATTAGCTTTTTTACTATTAATTTTCAATTTTGATATATTATTACAATTATATTTTGTATATTTCGGTATGGTTTTTCTTATAGCAAGTATTCAAAATAAAAGCATCAAAATTGGATATCTTTCTGTAATTGCAGTTTGGAAACAATTTTATGGTTATGGAACGGGATTTTTAGAATCATTTATAAAAATTATTCTTTTAAAGAAAAAACCACAAGAGGCCTTTCCTCGTATGTTTTTTAAGGTATAG